The Ascidiaceihabitans donghaensis genome includes the window CATCAAAGGCCAAAGCCATAGGGTGATTGTACGAAAGCGGAGGTTGCGCTGCAGTGTCAGCGATAGGGGCGCCTTGCAAAGCGTCACCGTTGTCCAAAAGAATACACGCGCCTTCACCGTTTTCGGTGCGGGCTTGGGTGATCATACTGGCAAGTTGCGCCAGCCCTGCTTTGGCCTGCGGTTTACCGGTGATGTAATTGAAGCCTCTGAGGTTCATGTGCAAATCACTGGTAGCAAGAATGCGCAAGCTTGCCTGAGCGACTACACCGTCGCGCCATTGATGTCTTTGGCCGGAATTCACGTCTTTATTCCTTCTTAGGATCATAGACTAAACCAGCGTTTCGCCCTTTACGATAGTAAACGTAGGGTAAAACTCGCAAAAGGCGAAATTTGCGACACTGTCCCAGACGAAAGCCGTGTTTTGGGGCATCGGGATTGAACCCGCCTGCGCGACATGCCAAGCCTGCGGCAATGCGGAAAAGGGGCCAGACATGAAACACGCGGAAACAGTGACATTCGGAGGGTCGGGCCTTGATCGCGCGGGTGAAATTCGCGGAAATTCCAGTGCTGTAGCATTTTTACGCAAGGCAAGCGACAGCCGGGCTATTGTGTTTTGGCGTGGCAAGCCCCTGATCCAGACGACGCGACCTGCTGCATTGGTGCGCTTGCCAATGGACCATCCGATTTTGGAACATGCGACGGAAGATCCGATTTTCTTGGGGCGTGAAGACGGGGAAGGCCGCTTTGCCTTTGACGTGTCGGCATGGGAACCCCGCGACCTTGACCCACATCTTTTGGGCGGCTTTTTAGATCCCAGTGAACAACACCATCCCGACCTTGCCGATGATCAGGTGTTTGCCGAATTGCGCCGCACCATGACATGGTTGTCGCCGCGTGATGCTGAACTGGCAGCCAGTGGACGCGCCATTCAGATGTGGCATGCGAGCCATGGCTTTTGCGCGAAATGCGGTGCCAAGTCGGATATTTCGCATGCCGGGTGGCAACGCAATTGCCCAAGCTGCAATGCGCATCACTTTCCGCGCACAGATCCGGTTGTCATCATGTTGATCACACACGGAAATTCTGTGCTGATGGGGCGGTCTCCGGGGTGGCCTCAGGGGATGTATTCCTTGTTGGCCGGGTTCGTGGAGCCGGGCGAAACGCTGGAAGCTGCTGTGCGCCGCGAAGTGTTTGAAGAATCTGGCGTGACGGTGGGCCATGTCGATTATTTGGCCAGCCAACCCTGGCCCTTTCCCGCATCGCTGATGTTTGGATGCCGGGGGGAAGCGACAAGCCGCGACATCACCATTGATCCCGTCGAGATCGAAGACGCTATGTGGGTCACCCGAGAAGAGATGATGCAAGCCTTTGCTGGCGAACACCCGAAAATCTTGCCAGCCCGTAAAGGTGCAATTGCACATTTTTTGCTGGAAAACTGGCTTGCGGACACATTGGATTAAGACGACACTGGATCAAACCAACAATACACTGAGCAGAGCATGATTTTTTCGACCCGCGAAGATATTGACGCACCGATTGAAACCGTTTTCGACATGCTATGCGAATTTGACATCTATGAACGCGCCGCCATGCGTCGCGGTGCTGAAGTACGGCGCATGGATAAGCTGACGGCTCAGGGTGTTGGAATGAAATGGCACGCCGAGTTTTCGATGCGTGGCAAACATCGTGAGGTTGATGTGGAAGTCACACGTTTTGACAGGCCGAATGAAATCGCGCTGATGTCCACGTCGTCCGGATTGGAAGGCAAAGGTTTTGTGCAGTTGTTGGCGTTGTCCAAAACACGCACCCGCATGAGCGTTGAATTCGAAGTCAAACCGACATCTTTGCCCGCGCGTCTTTTGCTGCAATCCCTGAAGCTGGCCAAAGGGACCTTGACCAAACGCTTCAAATTGCGTGCGGCCCAGTACGCGAAAACTCTGGAAGATCGGGCAAGAAACGTCGCTTGATCCACGGACTTCAAGTGTCCCTGCGACACTGAACTTCGGCTAAGACGTTGGGTTAGGTCCGCACTTGTGCAGACGGGTAAACGCCCAGAATTTCAAGCGTGTTGGTGAAGTATTCCAGTTCTTCAAGGGCGCGCGCGACCGCTGGATCGTCCGGATGCCCTGAAATATCGGCATAGAATTGCGTGGCTGTGAATGCACCGCCCACCATGTAGCTTTCCAGCTTGGTCATGTTCACGCCATTGGTCGCGAAGCCACCCATCGCCTTGTACAGCGCTGCGGGAATGTTGCGAACTTGGAAGACAAATGTGGTGACCATGTCTTCACTGCGCCGTGTCTCATCGGCTTGGGGGGACATCAGCAAAAAGCGCGTTGTGTTGTGCCCCTGATCTTCAATGTCACGCGCCAACACTTGCAAGCCATGAATGTCTGCCGCCACATGTGATGCCAGCGCCCCAACACCCATTTCACCGCTTGCAGCAATATCTGCTGCAGCTCCGGCGCTGTCTACGGCGCTTTCAAAGGTGATGTTGTGTGCATCAAGAAAAGCGCGGGCTTGTGGAATGAGAACCATGTGCGCACGGACATGGTTGATGTCTTCAAGCGATTGTCCCGCATTCGCCATCAACGATATGCGCACGCGTACAAAGGCCTCGTCGATAATGTGCAGCCCGCTTTCCGGCAACAAGCGGTGGATGTCTGCAACGCGGCCGTAGGTGGTGTTTTCCACAGGCAGCATGGCCAAATCAGCGGCCCCGTCGTGGACGGCTTGAAAGGCATCCTCGAATCCGCGGCAGGGCACTGGTGTGGCGTTGGGCCGCGCTTTTAGCACGGCTTCGTGGCTGTAGGCGCCCAACTCTCCTTGAAAAGCGATGCGTTGGCTCATTTTCGGTTATCCTAAATTCACTTTTTCATGCCATTGCAGTGCTGAAATAGCAGGGGCAGGGCGTTTGGTCGCGGTAACTACACCTAGACAGCGCCAAAGGGAACCAATAGATACCCGCCCAACAGTACAGCCAACCCCGTAGAGATGGACAGCAATACTCATGTTCGACACGATGACATTTACAAAAATTGCCGGCGGCCTGTGTGGTGCCTTGCTGGTGCTGCTGCTTGGCAAATGGGCAGCTGAGGAACTTTATCATGTGGGCGGTCACGGCGATCATGCCGCAGCTTACGTGATTGAAGTTGAGGAAGAAGATTCTGGTGCCGCCG containing:
- the nudC gene encoding NAD(+) diphosphatase, yielding MKHAETVTFGGSGLDRAGEIRGNSSAVAFLRKASDSRAIVFWRGKPLIQTTRPAALVRLPMDHPILEHATEDPIFLGREDGEGRFAFDVSAWEPRDLDPHLLGGFLDPSEQHHPDLADDQVFAELRRTMTWLSPRDAELAASGRAIQMWHASHGFCAKCGAKSDISHAGWQRNCPSCNAHHFPRTDPVVIMLITHGNSVLMGRSPGWPQGMYSLLAGFVEPGETLEAAVRREVFEESGVTVGHVDYLASQPWPFPASLMFGCRGEATSRDITIDPVEIEDAMWVTREEMMQAFAGEHPKILPARKGAIAHFLLENWLADTLD
- a CDS encoding SRPBCC family protein; amino-acid sequence: MIFSTREDIDAPIETVFDMLCEFDIYERAAMRRGAEVRRMDKLTAQGVGMKWHAEFSMRGKHREVDVEVTRFDRPNEIALMSTSSGLEGKGFVQLLALSKTRTRMSVEFEVKPTSLPARLLLQSLKLAKGTLTKRFKLRAAQYAKTLEDRARNVA
- a CDS encoding prephenate dehydratase, with translation MSQRIAFQGELGAYSHEAVLKARPNATPVPCRGFEDAFQAVHDGAADLAMLPVENTTYGRVADIHRLLPESGLHIIDEAFVRVRISLMANAGQSLEDINHVRAHMVLIPQARAFLDAHNITFESAVDSAGAAADIAASGEMGVGALASHVAADIHGLQVLARDIEDQGHNTTRFLLMSPQADETRRSEDMVTTFVFQVRNIPAALYKAMGGFATNGVNMTKLESYMVGGAFTATQFYADISGHPDDPAVARALEELEYFTNTLEILGVYPSAQVRT